A stretch of Gouania willdenowi chromosome 21, fGouWil2.1, whole genome shotgun sequence DNA encodes these proteins:
- the LOC114455076 gene encoding melanoregulin-like, giving the protein MGANLTTCCFRYYVRPSREEMHDILRIRNPATPRPPAQLSSDTSESSESDTEEESLFKPVPLRHNPGGSKQQNQSYTGSSPSATGQGLDRELQAFISMRDQADQATEEWEKLNYDIHALRYAQREVKSRWRKILVQLGYQCEVESLLCVNRQSRFSRDLENLKTASHLLQQLLDHTSLFPPGTGDPNRYLFVMDRLLSLDSAEDFVRLAKDKYPK; this is encoded by the exons ATGGGGGCCAATTTAACCACCTGCTGCTTTCGCTACTACGTGAGGCCCAGCAGAGAGGAGATGCATGACATTCTACG GATACGAAACCCGGCGACTCCTCGACCTCCTGCCCAGTTATCCAGTGACACCAGTGAATCCAGTGAGAGTGACACAGAGGAGGAAAGTCTTTTTAAGCCTGTGCCTTTGAGACACAACCCAGGGGGAAGCAAACAGCAAAACCAGAGCTATACTGGGAGCTCTCCCAGTGCCACTGGGCAGGGCCTGGACAGAGAACTACAGGCTTTCATCAGCATGAGAGACCAAGCAGACCAGGCTACAGAG GAATGGGAGAAGCTAAACTACGACATACACGCCCTGCGTTACGCTCAACGTGAGGTCAAGTCACGCTGGAGGAAAATCCTGGTTCAGCTCG GTTACCAGTGTGAGGTGGAATCTTTGCTGTGTGTGAACAGACAAAGTCGCTTCAGTCGAGATCTGGAAAATCTAAAGACCGCCTCACATCTGCTTCAGCAGCTGCTGGACCACACGTCTCTGTTTCCTCCAGGGACAGGAGACCCTAATCGATATCTGTTTGTcatg GACCGCCTTTTGTCCCTGGACAGCGCTGAGGACTTTGTCCGATTGGCCAAAGACAAATATCCAAAGTAA